TCGGCGAGCAGGTTGTGGCCCGGTCGGTCGATCCGCTGCTGAGCGGGGTGTATGCGGGTTCGGCGGCGACGATCGGCCTGCGCGCGGCGGCCCCCGGCGTCGCGGCGGCCCTGGATCGCGGCGCCTCCAGCCTGACGGACGCGGTCCGGCAGGCGCTGCCGCCGGCGACCGGCGCGCCCGTGTTCGGGTCGCTGGACGGCGGCTACCAGGTGCTGCTCGACGCGCTCGTCGAGCGCGCCCGCCCCCGCTGGGTTCGGGCCACGGTGCAGCGGCTGGAACCCGCCGGGGCCGGCTGGTCCCTGGTGGACGACACCGGCGCCCGCTGGCACGCCGACGCGGTGATCCTGGCCATCCCGGCGCCGCGGCTGGTGGGCCTGGTCGCGGACATCGCGCCGAGCAGCGCCGCCGCCGCCAGCCGCATCACCAGCGCGTCGTCGGTGGTGGTGGCACTGGCCGCGCCGGGCGATACCCCGTTTCCCGAGTGCTCCGGCGTGCTGGTCGCCACCGGGGAACGGTTGCGCAGCAAGGCAATCACGCTGTCGTCGCGCAAGTGGGGTGCCCGGGGGGACACGCAGCTGCTGCGGCTGTCGTTCGGGCGGTGGGACGACGACGTGGCGACCAGCATCCCGGATGACGAACTGCTGGGGTGGGCGTTGAGCGACCTGGTCGACGTGTTCGGGCTGGCCGTCGACCCGGTGGACGCTCGCGTGCAGCGCTGGATCGAGGCCATGCCGCAGTACGGGCCCGGCCACGCGGAGCTGGTCGCCGAGATCCGCGCGGGCCTGCCCCCGGCACTCGCCGTGGCCGGCAGCTACCTCGACGGCATCGGGGTGCCGGCATGCGTCGGGGCGGCCGGCCGGGCGGTTCAGGCCCTCGACTTGAAGGTGGGAAGATAGGTTCCATGGCCAAGCTCGACTACGACACCCTCAACGCGACGATCCGCTACCTGATGTTCTCGGTCTTCTCCGTGCGGCCGGGCGCGCTCGGAGAACAGCGCGACGCCGTGATCGATGACACATCGCGGTTCCTCAAGCAACAGGAGGAGCGCGGCGTCGTGGTGCGCGGCCTCTATGACGTGGCGGGCCTGCGCGCCGACGCCGACTTCATGATCTGGACCCACGCCGAAACCATCGAAGCGCTCCAGGCCACCTACGCCGACTTCCGGCGCACCACCACCCTGGGGCGGGCCTGCTCGCCGGTGTGGAGCAGCGTGGCGCTGCATCGCCCGGCCGAGTTCAACAAGAGCCACATCCCGGCATTCTTGGCCGGCGAGGAACCCGGCAACTACATCTGCGTGTATCCGTTCGTGCGGTCCTACGAGTGGTACCTGCTGCCCGACGAGGAACGGCGCCGCATGCTCTCCGAACACGGCATGGCCGCCCGCGGGTACAAGGACGTCCGCGCCAACACGGTGCCGGCGTTCGCGCTCGGCGACTACGAATGGATCCTGGCCTTCGAGGCTCCCGAGCTGCACCGCATCGTGGACCTGATGCGCGACCTGCGGGCCACCGATGCCCGCCGGCACACCCGCAAGGAGACCCCGTTCTTCACCGGACCGCGCGTGCCGGTCGAGCAGTTGGTGAATTCGCTGCCGTGAGTCATCCGGACGTCACCGATCCGGCCCGTTTCGAGGAGATGTACCGCGACGACCGGGTTGCGCACGGGTTGCCCGCCGCCACGCCATGGGACATCGGGGGCCCGCAGCCGGTGGTGCAGCGGCTGGTCGCGCTGGGCGCGATCAAGGGCGAGGTGCTCGATCCGGGCACCGGACCGGGCCATCACGCGATCTACTACGCCGCCAAGGGTTACGCGGCCACCGGCATCGACGGGTCGGCGGGCGCGCTAGAGCGGGCCCGGGAGAACGCGCGGAGGGCCGGGGTTTCGGTCAACTTCGAGCTGGCCGACGCCACCAAGCTGGACGGTTTCGAAGGCCGGTTCGACACCGTCGTCGACTGCGCCTTCTACCACACCTTCAGCACCGATCCCGAGCTGCAGGGGTCCTACGTGCGGGCGCTGCACCGGGCCACCAAGCCGGGGGCACGGCTGTACATGTTCGAGTTCGGCGAGCACGACGTCAACGGCTTCAAGATGATGCGGTCCTTGTCCGAGAACGACTTTCGTAACGTGCTGCCGCACGGCGGCTGGGAGATCACGTATCTGGGGCCGACGACCTACCTGATCAACCTGAGCGTCGAGCAGATCGAGATGATGGCGGCGCGCAATCCCGACATGGCCGATCAGGCGCAGGCATTGCTGGAGCGATTCCGGGCGATGGAGCCGTGGCTGCGGGGCGGTCGGGTGCATGCCCCGTTCTGGGAAGTGCACGCCACCCGGGTGGACTGAGCCCGGCGCCCGCTCGCCCCGTGGCCTTCCCCGCGACACATAACTGGCTGCGACGACACGCCGAAAAGGGCCGCACTGGTTGATATCTGGTGGATCCGCGTCGTGGCGGACGGCGTCTTTGCCTGTGTGGACGACGTCTTCATAGGCAGCGACGCCGTGCGGCGGGGGCGACTGACCTCGTATCAGCTGCGGGCCGGTTTCCGGGTGATTCATCCCGACGTGTATCTGGGTGACGGGGCCATCCCGTCGCTGAGAACCCGTACCGTCGCGGCGTGGCTGTGGTCGGGCCGGCGCGGCGTGGTGGCCGGGCTTGCAGCGGCCGCCCTCCACGGCTCGACGTGGATCGACGACGACGAACCCGTCGAACTGGTCTGGCGCAATCAGCACGCCCCCCGCGGGGTGATCACCCGGAATTGGCGGGTCGAGCCGGACGAGGTCACCAAGGTGGCGGGGTTGCCGGTGACCACGGCAGCGAGGACGGCGTACGACCTGGCCAGGCACCTCCCCAGGGACCAAGCGGTGGCGCGGCTCGACGCGCTGATGCGGGCGCGGCCGTATTCCGTCGAGGCGGTGTTGCTGCTGGCCAGCCGGAACCCCCGCGCGCGAGGGCTGCGGCGGCTGCGTGCGGCGCTTCCACTCGTCGACCCCGGAGCCGCCTCGCCCAAGGAGACGTGGCTGCGTCTGCTGTTGATCGACGCCGGGATGCCGGTTCCCGAGAGCCAGATCCCGGTGAGCGAGGGCTGGCGTTTGGTGGGTGTGCTCGACATGGGATGGGAGCGGTACAAGGTGGCCGTCGAGTACGACGGCGACCACCACCGCACCGACCGCCGGCAGTACGCCCGCGACCAGTGGCGTTCACGCAAGCTCGACGAACTCGGCTGGATCGTCATCCGGGTGATCGCCGAGGACAAGCCTCAGGATGTCGTGCGGCGCGTCCGCGGCGCGCTCGTCCGCCGTGGCTGCCGCGAGATATAAGCGGTTGCGCCGCTCAGCGGCGAGTCGCCGCGCCTGGTTATGTGTCGCGAAAGGCGACGCCGGGGACGGGCCCGGAGCGGGCTATGCCCCCGCCGGCACCAGCCGCAGCGAGATCGAGTTGATGCAGTACCGCTGATCCGTCGGCGTCGGATACCCCTCGCCGCTGAACACGTGGCCCAGGTGGCTGTGGCAGTTCGCACACAGGACCTCGGTGCGCGTCGCGCCCATCGAGTGGTCGGGCCGCAGGATCACCGCGTCGGAGCTGGCCGGGTCGAAGAACGACGGCCAGCCGCAATGCGACTCGAATTTCTCTGTGCTGCGGAACAATTCGGCACCGCACGCCCGGCACTGATAGATGCCCACGGTCTTGGTATCGGTGTACTCACCGGTGAAGGGCCGCTCGGTGCCGGCCTGGCGCAGCACGTGGAACTCTTCGGGCGTGAGCTTTTGCCGCCACTCGTCGTCGGTCAGCTGCAGCTTCGGGCTAGTCATGCCTCCACGCTAGCGCCACCACGCCCCGCCGTCAGCCACGCGGGATCGATGCCCTCGTCCAGCCGGTCCTCGGCCTTGGCGTCCAGATACCGGAAGTACAGCACGGTGAACGTCACGATCAGCAGCAGCGACCAGCCGTAGGTGATCTTCAGGTATTCCAGGGCGCGGCCGTAGCGCATCCAGTTGAAAAGCAGCCAGCGGTCCAGGGTCATGAAGCCGTAGATGCCCAGCCACGCCGGCCAGTTGCGGATCAGCGAGTTGGGCAGCACGACCGTCATCAGGAATGGGAACAGCATCATCGAGTAGTAGCCCTGGGCCAGCGGCAACACCAGCCACGACCACAGCAGCAGCACGCCCGCCGAGTTGGTGAACCAGAACCGCGGGTCGCGGGTGCGGTAGTAGCGGTACAGCAGCCACAGCGCGCCGATCGCGATGAGCGTGAACAGGATTCGCAGGAATACGATCAGCCAGGTGGGCAGCCCGAAGTACACGCCGTTGCCCTCGATCGAGCTGTTGAAGTAGTCGCGGACGCCGCCGATGTAGGGCAGCGTGCGGGTGACGAAATCTTTGGGATCGCTGACCAACGGCCACGCGGCCGCGTTGATGACGACCGGGACGACGAACGCGGGTACCAGCGCTCGCCACTGGCGGTTCAGCAGCGGCAGCAACAGCAGCGGCCCGAGCAACGGTTTGAGCGTCAACGTCAGCCCGATGGCCACACCCGCCCACCACTGATGGCCCCGTTTGCCGTCCAGCAGCCAGCGCAAAAACAGCACCTCCGCCAGCAGCACGCAGCCGTTGATGTTGGTGAACACCAGCGTGTTGGTCACGGTCTCGGTGCAGAACATGGCCAGCAGCAGGGCGGGGGCGGCCACCGAGGACAGCGCGTAGTTGAACAACCGCAGCAACAGGTACCAGGCGATCAGGATGGCCACCGTGTTGATCAGGATGAACAGATACCGCGACGGCGCGAATGGCAGGTATCCGAACGGCGCCATCAGGAGCGTGCCGCCGGGCGGGTACAGGTAGTGCGGGTCGACGTAGTCGAAGTGCTCGTTGTAGATGTCCCAGCCGTGCCGGAAGTTGAGCACCGCGCGGTAGACCGGTTTGAAGTCGTCGGTGATGTTGCCGTTGGTGGTGACCACGATGCTGCGATGCAGCACCGAGAAGATCGCGATCGGCCACAGCGCCGACCGCACGATTGTCGCGGTGCTGGGCGGGCCGCTAAGGGGACGAAAGGCGGCCAGGAGCGAATCACGCAGGCCGGTTCGGGTCGATTCAGCTGCCGTCACCAGCGCACCGTACACCGGCCGCCCGCCGACGATGCGGCCGCATAGCGGCTGAGGTGGGGGCGGGCAATCGGGGCTGGTGCCGGAAAATCAGGCAGGACAGTAGGTATCGGTTCCGGGCAGTTTGCCGCTGTTGACGTAGCCGATCAGCGGGGAAACCGCGCAGCCCGAGTAGATGCTGGCGCCGTGGCCGATGCCCTGCCACATCACCCGCTTGCTGGCGGCGTTGGCGTTGATGATGGTGGCCGCCATCGCCGCGACCCCTTCGGTGCCGACGATCGGGTCGTTCTGCACGCCCAGCAACAGGACGTCGACCTTCAGCGATTTCGGCGGAGCCGGCGGCGAGCTGGTGGGCCAGTGCAGGCATTTGACCAAGCTGAGCGCCGCGACGGTGCCGAACTGGGGGTACAGCTTGGCCCACGCCACCACCAGTTCGCGGACCCGGTCCGGGGTGGGGCGGTTGACGGCGTCGCTGCACGCGTTGACGAACTGGCCGTCGGAGTCCTCGGTGGCGTCGGCGTGGTTGATGAGGCTGGTCAGCTGGTTGGCGTCACCCGAGCGGGCGGCCGCCAGGGCGTTGGCCAGGTTGGTGGTGGCGTTGACGCGGCCGCCGGAGGGAAAGCCCAGCGCGACGGTGATGGCGTTCGCCACCTGGGCCACCGACGCGCCGGCGGGCCCCTTGCCGGCGCGAGCGTCGGCCAGCAACGCGCTGACGGCGCCCTTCGGGTCGGGACCCAGCGCGCAGTTCACCGCGACGCACTGGGCGGCGAACGCGTCGAGCGCGGCCTGCTGGCCCTTGACCTGCTGCTCGGCGGCGGCTTCGGCGTTGACGCCCAAGGCAATTGGCGAGTCGAGGATCAGCCGGGCGACCTTGTCGGGGCGCGCCGCGGCGTAGGCCAGCGCCACCTGGGCGCCGTTGCCGATCCCGACCAGCGCCACCGCGGGCACGTCCCACAGGCTGCGCAGGCGCTCGATGTCCGAGGCGGCGTGGGCGTTGTCGTAGGCGGAGGCGCCCGGCGCGATGGCGTCGGTGCAGTTGGTGGTGGCGGTGTTTGCGACGTCGGAGAGGTTGGCGACGGGGTCATCGCCGCTCTCGAACTGCGCCTGGTCGCGCATGATCTGCCGGTCGGCGGTGTCCCGGCAGTCGATCGGGTTCGACATGCCCATGCCGCGACGGTCGATGGCGACGATGGGGTGGGTTTGCAGCACGTCGGCGCCGCCCCGCGACAGCCAGACCGGCAGCTGCGCGG
This genomic interval from Mycobacterium sp. SMC-2 contains the following:
- a CDS encoding protoporphyrinogen oxidase, yielding MTATSYCVVGGGISGLTSAYRLRAAAGDDATITLFHPGERLGGILRTELVGGQTMDLGAEAFVLRRPEMPALLAELGLSGRQLVSTGARPLIYSQQKLHPLPAGTVIGIPSSAASVAGLVDDATLARIEAEPGRPLDWQPGSDPATAELVGERFGEQVVARSVDPLLSGVYAGSAATIGLRAAAPGVAAALDRGASSLTDAVRQALPPATGAPVFGSLDGGYQVLLDALVERARPRWVRATVQRLEPAGAGWSLVDDTGARWHADAVILAIPAPRLVGLVADIAPSSAAAASRITSASSVVVALAAPGDTPFPECSGVLVATGERLRSKAITLSSRKWGARGDTQLLRLSFGRWDDDVATSIPDDELLGWALSDLVDVFGLAVDPVDARVQRWIEAMPQYGPGHAELVAEIRAGLPPALAVAGSYLDGIGVPACVGAAGRAVQALDLKVGR
- the hemQ gene encoding hydrogen peroxide-dependent heme synthase; the protein is MAKLDYDTLNATIRYLMFSVFSVRPGALGEQRDAVIDDTSRFLKQQEERGVVVRGLYDVAGLRADADFMIWTHAETIEALQATYADFRRTTTLGRACSPVWSSVALHRPAEFNKSHIPAFLAGEEPGNYICVYPFVRSYEWYLLPDEERRRMLSEHGMAARGYKDVRANTVPAFALGDYEWILAFEAPELHRIVDLMRDLRATDARRHTRKETPFFTGPRVPVEQLVNSLP
- a CDS encoding class I SAM-dependent methyltransferase, producing the protein MYRDDRVAHGLPAATPWDIGGPQPVVQRLVALGAIKGEVLDPGTGPGHHAIYYAAKGYAATGIDGSAGALERARENARRAGVSVNFELADATKLDGFEGRFDTVVDCAFYHTFSTDPELQGSYVRALHRATKPGARLYMFEFGEHDVNGFKMMRSLSENDFRNVLPHGGWEITYLGPTTYLINLSVEQIEMMAARNPDMADQAQALLERFRAMEPWLRGGRVHAPFWEVHATRVD
- a CDS encoding endonuclease domain-containing protein; translated protein: MDDVFIGSDAVRRGRLTSYQLRAGFRVIHPDVYLGDGAIPSLRTRTVAAWLWSGRRGVVAGLAAAALHGSTWIDDDEPVELVWRNQHAPRGVITRNWRVEPDEVTKVAGLPVTTAARTAYDLARHLPRDQAVARLDALMRARPYSVEAVLLLASRNPRARGLRRLRAALPLVDPGAASPKETWLRLLLIDAGMPVPESQIPVSEGWRLVGVLDMGWERYKVAVEYDGDHHRTDRRQYARDQWRSRKLDELGWIVIRVIAEDKPQDVVRRVRGALVRRGCREI
- the msrB gene encoding peptide-methionine (R)-S-oxide reductase MsrB, translating into MTSPKLQLTDDEWRQKLTPEEFHVLRQAGTERPFTGEYTDTKTVGIYQCRACGAELFRSTEKFESHCGWPSFFDPASSDAVILRPDHSMGATRTEVLCANCHSHLGHVFSGEGYPTPTDQRYCINSISLRLVPAGA
- the aftC gene encoding arabinofuranan 3-O-arabinosyltransferase, translating into MYGALVTAAESTRTGLRDSLLAAFRPLSGPPSTATIVRSALWPIAIFSVLHRSIVVTTNGNITDDFKPVYRAVLNFRHGWDIYNEHFDYVDPHYLYPPGGTLLMAPFGYLPFAPSRYLFILINTVAILIAWYLLLRLFNYALSSVAAPALLLAMFCTETVTNTLVFTNINGCVLLAEVLFLRWLLDGKRGHQWWAGVAIGLTLTLKPLLGPLLLLPLLNRQWRALVPAFVVPVVINAAAWPLVSDPKDFVTRTLPYIGGVRDYFNSSIEGNGVYFGLPTWLIVFLRILFTLIAIGALWLLYRYYRTRDPRFWFTNSAGVLLLWSWLVLPLAQGYYSMMLFPFLMTVVLPNSLIRNWPAWLGIYGFMTLDRWLLFNWMRYGRALEYLKITYGWSLLLIVTFTVLYFRYLDAKAEDRLDEGIDPAWLTAGRGGASVEA
- a CDS encoding alpha/beta hydrolase encodes the protein MSRQITLATILIAATTVVAGCVPGLGADPRFATDSGARPQGATTTKPPASGPPPVAAPKNDLPWHDCTSRVFGDAAIPPAAGVQLDCATYDADLDPVNGGTSTVSVGVVRARSSQTPRDAGPLVFTTGSDLPSSAQLPVWLSRGGADVLQTHPIVAIDRRGMGMSNPIDCRDTADRQIMRDQAQFESGDDPVANLSDVANTATTNCTDAIAPGASAYDNAHAASDIERLRSLWDVPAVALVGIGNGAQVALAYAAARPDKVARLILDSPIALGVNAEAAAEQQVKGQQAALDAFAAQCVAVNCALGPDPKGAVSALLADARAGKGPAGASVAQVANAITVALGFPSGGRVNATTNLANALAAARSGDANQLTSLINHADATEDSDGQFVNACSDAVNRPTPDRVRELVVAWAKLYPQFGTVAALSLVKCLHWPTSSPPAPPKSLKVDVLLLGVQNDPIVGTEGVAAMAATIINANAASKRVMWQGIGHGASIYSGCAVSPLIGYVNSGKLPGTDTYCPA